One genomic window of Cellulophaga sp. Hel_I_12 includes the following:
- a CDS encoding outer membrane protein assembly factor BamD produces MFRKLRPFFSTLVLVLVLSSCSEYQKVLKNEDVKAKYDMAEKLYEAKDFKRANVILEQISPQYIGKPQGERVMFFLSDSYYQIKDYNNSGYYFERFLKSYAKSDKAQEAAFLGAKSYYLLSPKYSLDQTDTDKALMKLQLFINAYPNSEYLPQANEMAQDLTQKKEQKAFEIAKQFTKLGEFYKLEFSISAIAALDNFMLDFPGSFYKEDALFHKLKALTNLALNSTEQKKRQRLSDAKASYDVLKKNFPQTQFEKQALALMEKVNKELENYSK; encoded by the coding sequence ATGTTTAGAAAATTGCGACCATTTTTTAGTACATTAGTTTTGGTATTGGTATTGAGCTCCTGCAGTGAGTATCAAAAAGTACTTAAAAACGAGGATGTTAAAGCGAAGTATGATATGGCTGAAAAGTTGTACGAAGCCAAAGACTTTAAACGTGCTAATGTTATATTAGAACAAATATCCCCTCAATATATCGGAAAGCCTCAAGGAGAACGCGTTATGTTTTTCTTATCTGACTCGTATTACCAAATAAAAGACTACAACAATTCAGGCTATTATTTTGAACGTTTTTTAAAATCGTATGCCAAAAGTGATAAGGCACAAGAAGCCGCATTTCTAGGCGCTAAAAGTTATTATCTACTTTCTCCTAAGTATTCATTAGATCAAACTGATACGGACAAAGCGCTCATGAAGCTTCAATTATTTATAAATGCCTACCCTAATTCTGAATACTTACCTCAGGCCAACGAAATGGCTCAGGATTTAACACAGAAAAAAGAACAAAAGGCATTTGAGATTGCAAAACAATTTACGAAATTAGGGGAGTTTTATAAGTTAGAATTTTCTATTTCTGCGATAGCAGCCTTAGATAATTTTATGCTTGATTTTCCAGGATCTTTTTACAAAGAAGATGCGCTTTTTCACAAATTAAAAGCCTTAACAAATTTAGCTTTAAACAGTACTGAACAAAAAAAGAGACAGCGTTTGTCAGATGCAAAGGCATCTTATGACGTTTTGAAAAAGAACTTTCCACAAACCCAGTTC
- the dapA gene encoding 4-hydroxy-tetrahydrodipicolinate synthase, producing the protein MNSLHGTGVALITPFHNDFSVDLIGLERVVEHNISGGVDYLVVLGTTAETATLTETEKKQVIETVIKTNAGRLPLVLGVGGNNTTLVVEALKTIDLSEFAAILSVSPYYNKPTQEGIYQHFKAISNASPKPVIIYNVPGRTGSNMLPETTLRLATDFKNIIAIKEACGNMLQIKEVLEAKPSKFLVISGDDATALPTVLAGGAGVISVIGQGLPNEFSKMINLGLARKVGEAYEIHHRLEEGMHLIFEEGNPAGIKAIFELLGICTAQVRLPLVKASANLSAKLSSFVKSLNSVSV; encoded by the coding sequence ATGAATAGTTTACACGGTACAGGAGTGGCATTAATTACGCCGTTTCACAATGATTTTTCGGTAGATTTAATTGGTTTGGAGCGGGTTGTGGAGCACAACATAAGTGGTGGCGTAGATTATTTAGTAGTTTTAGGGACGACTGCCGAAACAGCCACCTTAACAGAAACGGAAAAGAAGCAGGTGATTGAAACCGTCATTAAAACGAATGCAGGCAGGTTGCCTTTGGTTTTAGGAGTCGGAGGCAATAATACAACCTTAGTTGTTGAAGCATTAAAAACTATTGATTTGTCGGAATTTGCTGCCATATTATCTGTATCGCCTTACTACAACAAGCCTACACAAGAGGGGATATACCAACATTTTAAAGCGATCTCAAATGCTTCCCCTAAACCTGTCATTATTTATAATGTTCCTGGAAGAACAGGGAGTAATATGTTACCAGAAACGACCTTGCGTTTAGCGACTGATTTTAAAAACATTATCGCTATTAAAGAAGCGTGTGGCAACATGCTTCAAATAAAAGAAGTCTTAGAGGCAAAACCATCCAAATTTTTAGTAATATCTGGCGATGACGCTACTGCATTACCTACCGTCTTAGCTGGAGGTGCAGGAGTTATTTCTGTAATTGGTCAAGGTTTGCCGAACGAATTTTCTAAAATGATAAACTTAGGATTAGCGCGAAAAGTAGGTGAGGCCTATGAAATTCATCACCGATTAGAGGAAGGAATGCATTTAATTTTTGAAGAAGGTAACCCTGCTGGAATTAAAGCTATTTTTGAGCTATTAGGTATTTGCACAGCTCAGGTGAGGTTACCTTTGGTAAAAGCTAGTGCCAATTTAAGCGCTAAATTATCTTCTTTTGTAAAATCATTAAATTCAGTATCAGTGTAA
- a CDS encoding 5'-nucleotidase C-terminal domain-containing protein: MILKIKHFVIFITILFFVSCKEQKQSLSGIVGKRISVTDSIPESKEITDFVLPYKQRIDEVLDSTLAYASVYISKTDGKLNTSAGNLMADAVLALANPVFKARTTHTIDFVLLNQGGIRSPISIGNVSARTGYEIMPFENSVVVVGLKGTAMREMIRYLVKNKTPHPIAGIQIILKKDDSLAAVHIQGKPFDEEKIYYVATSNYLVTGGDNMSFFEDHVSLTETDYLIRNIMIDYFGKMDTLAPTIDDRFIQLEN; this comes from the coding sequence ATGATTTTAAAAATTAAACATTTTGTTATATTTATAACAATTTTATTTTTTGTTTCTTGTAAGGAACAAAAACAAAGCCTAAGCGGGATCGTTGGAAAACGGATTTCTGTAACAGATAGTATACCAGAAAGCAAAGAAATCACTGATTTTGTGCTACCGTATAAACAACGAATTGACGAAGTTTTAGATAGTACATTGGCTTACGCATCGGTATACATCTCGAAAACCGATGGCAAACTAAATACCTCAGCAGGAAATTTAATGGCTGACGCCGTATTAGCGCTAGCAAATCCGGTGTTTAAGGCCAGAACTACACATACTATTGATTTTGTACTACTTAATCAGGGTGGTATTCGCAGCCCTATTTCTATAGGAAATGTCTCTGCTAGAACGGGTTACGAAATTATGCCCTTCGAAAACTCTGTTGTTGTCGTGGGTTTAAAAGGAACAGCGATGCGCGAAATGATACGCTATTTAGTAAAAAATAAAACCCCGCATCCTATCGCTGGAATTCAAATAATTCTAAAAAAAGATGATAGTTTAGCTGCTGTTCATATTCAAGGGAAGCCATTTGACGAAGAAAAAATCTACTATGTAGCAACCTCCAATTATTTGGTTACTGGTGGTGATAATATGAGCTTTTTTGAGGATCATGTGTCTTTAACCGAAACCGATTATTTAATAAGAAATATAATGATCGATTATTTTGGCAAGATGGATACCCTTGCTCCTACAATTGACGATAGATTTATACAACTAGAAAACTAA
- a CDS encoding bifunctional UDP-sugar hydrolase/5'-nucleotidase, producing MNRRKFLSNTTASTAFVGLGGLSLNSCLNATTKKISILHTNDVHSHIDPFPKSDANFPNLGGLARRATLVQRLRQENPNTLLFDAGDIFQGTPYFNFYGGELEFKLMSMLKYDAATIGNHDFDNGIDGLFAQLPHASFKLLSANYDFKNTVMNGYTKPYEIYTVDGIKIGVYGLGIALEGLVSKKLFKETQYLNPFEIAQNTERILKEEEYCDLVICLSHLGYQYSSDKPDDLKLAAKTKFTNLIIGGHTHTFLDKPTVVNNGIGTKVLVNQVGCYGVHLGKIDFYFDSEKNITSEGLSITI from the coding sequence ATGAACAGAAGAAAATTTTTATCGAATACCACAGCGAGTACAGCATTTGTAGGCTTAGGAGGATTATCGTTAAATTCTTGTCTTAACGCAACCACAAAAAAAATATCCATTCTTCATACCAATGATGTTCATAGCCATATAGACCCATTCCCTAAAAGTGATGCCAATTTCCCAAATTTAGGTGGCTTAGCCAGAAGAGCAACCTTAGTACAGCGGTTAAGGCAGGAGAATCCGAATACCCTATTGTTTGATGCTGGAGATATTTTTCAAGGAACGCCCTATTTTAATTTTTATGGGGGTGAATTAGAGTTTAAATTGATGAGTATGCTAAAGTACGACGCTGCTACTATTGGCAATCACGATTTTGATAACGGAATTGATGGCTTATTTGCGCAATTGCCGCATGCAAGTTTTAAACTTTTGTCTGCAAATTATGACTTTAAAAATACAGTGATGAACGGGTACACCAAACCTTATGAAATTTATACTGTTGATGGCATAAAAATAGGCGTTTATGGACTTGGAATTGCACTGGAAGGCTTGGTGAGTAAAAAATTATTTAAGGAAACTCAGTATTTAAACCCTTTTGAAATAGCACAAAACACGGAGCGAATTTTAAAGGAAGAGGAATACTGTGATTTGGTTATTTGTTTATCGCATTTAGGCTACCAATACAGTTCTGATAAACCAGATGATTTAAAGTTAGCCGCTAAAACAAAATTCACTAACCTTATTATTGGCGGACATACCCATACTTTTTTAGACAAACCAACAGTCGTTAATAACGGCATAGGAACCAAGGTTTTAGTAAATCAAGTAGGATGTTACGGAGTTCATTTGGGTAAAATTGATTTTTATTTTGACAGTGAAAAGAACATCACATCAGAAGGGCTAAGCATTACTATTTAA
- a CDS encoding GNAT family N-acetyltransferase: MTYSIKKTNYEDEDFQQLTKALDEDLRVKDGDEHAFYNQFNSLEGLSQVIVVYKNKKAIGCGAFKNYDLNTAEIKRMYVIPEYQGKGIGSTILNELENCAKLQNFSFCILETGIRQPDAIALYQKNNYQIIENYGQYKGMQNSICFKKEL; the protein is encoded by the coding sequence ATGACCTATAGCATCAAAAAAACAAACTACGAGGATGAAGACTTTCAACAGTTAACGAAGGCTTTAGACGAAGATTTACGTGTAAAAGACGGAGATGAACACGCATTTTACAATCAATTCAATAGTCTTGAAGGCCTTTCGCAGGTCATTGTGGTGTATAAAAATAAAAAAGCAATTGGCTGTGGTGCATTTAAAAATTATGACTTAAATACCGCTGAAATAAAAAGAATGTATGTGATACCAGAATATCAAGGTAAAGGAATTGGGTCTACTATTTTAAATGAATTAGAAAATTGCGCGAAATTGCAAAATTTCAGCTTTTGCATATTAGAAACAGGAATTCGCCAACCTGACGCTATTGCCTTATATCAAAAAAACAACTATCAAATTATTGAGAATTATGGACAATATAAAGGGATGCAAAATAGTATCTGTTTTAAAAAAGAATTGTAA
- a CDS encoding cold-shock protein — translation MSKGTVKFFNDTKGFGFITEDGVDKDHFVHISGLIDEIREGDEVEFDLEEGKKGLNAVNVKVL, via the coding sequence ATGAGTAAAGGAACAGTAAAATTCTTCAATGACACTAAAGGTTTTGGTTTTATCACTGAAGATGGAGTAGACAAAGATCATTTTGTACACATTTCTGGATTAATCGATGAAATTCGCGAAGGCGATGAAGTTGAGTTTGATTTAGAAGAAGGTAAAAAAGGTTTAAATGCAGTAAATGTAAAAGTACTATAA
- a CDS encoding lmo0937 family membrane protein, producing the protein MRSLLWLVAVICIVIWLLGMLNIIPGMGTNSLIHILIVIAVIVILYNIISGRKPI; encoded by the coding sequence ATGAGAAGTCTTCTTTGGCTTGTAGCCGTAATTTGCATTGTAATTTGGCTTTTAGGAATGTTAAACATTATCCCTGGAATGGGTACTAACAGTTTAATTCACATTCTAATTGTAATCGCAGTAATCGTAATTCTTTACAATATTATTTCTGGTAGGAAGCCAATTTAA
- the ligA gene encoding NAD-dependent DNA ligase LigA, which yields MNIKDKIEELRNTLRAHNHRYYVLDTPTISDYDFDMQLKELQDLEAQHPEFYDASSPSLRVGGAITKNFDTVVHESRMYSLDNSYSKDDLEDWEKRIQRVLGDVLVEFTCELKYDGASISISYEDGKLTQALTRGDGFQGDNVTTNIKTIKSIPLQLKGDYPQKFDIRGEIVLPFEGFAKMNAERIENGDEPYMNPRNTASGSLKLQDSAQVARRPLDCLLYGIVGMQTGITSQFQMLEKAREWGFKVPTVAKLCKSIEEVMAFVAYWDSHRHELPYETDGVVIKVNNLQHQEELGYTSKSPRWAMAYKFKAEQVSTVLHEITYQVGRTGAITPVANLAPVLLAGTTVKRASLHNADQIEKFDIRERDTVFVEKGGEIIPKIIGVDFSKRPTDSKPTIYIQRCPECNTLLERSEGDAKHYCPNYYGCPPQITGRIQHFISRKAMDIEGMGGETVELLFKEGLIRNYADLYRLSKEDVMPLDRMAEKSAENLVSGVKASVTIPFERVLFALGIRFVGETVAKKLAKAYKNIDALMVANIEELVQVDEIGERIAHSVVEFFKNDLNQRIIQDLKSFGVQFELSAEKLENQTEDLKGQTFVISGVFENVSRDDLKKLIEDNGGKVGSSVSSKTTYLVAGDNMGPSKRTKAENLGVAIISEDDFLAMIGPR from the coding sequence ATGAATATCAAAGATAAAATTGAGGAGCTAAGAAATACCCTTCGGGCACATAACCATAGGTATTATGTGTTAGATACACCGACAATTTCAGATTACGATTTTGACATGCAACTCAAAGAATTGCAGGATTTAGAAGCACAACACCCTGAATTTTATGATGCGAGTTCGCCTTCGCTTCGAGTAGGAGGCGCCATCACTAAAAATTTTGATACTGTAGTACACGAAAGCCGCATGTATTCTTTGGATAATAGTTATTCCAAAGATGATTTAGAAGATTGGGAAAAGCGAATTCAACGTGTTCTGGGTGATGTACTTGTTGAGTTTACTTGCGAATTAAAATATGACGGGGCGTCTATAAGTATTAGCTATGAAGACGGGAAATTAACTCAGGCTTTAACTCGTGGAGATGGTTTTCAAGGCGATAATGTAACCACTAATATTAAAACTATAAAGTCAATTCCCTTACAATTAAAGGGCGATTATCCTCAGAAGTTCGACATTCGAGGGGAGATTGTTTTGCCATTTGAGGGCTTTGCAAAAATGAATGCAGAGCGCATAGAAAATGGAGATGAGCCGTATATGAATCCTAGAAATACAGCTTCTGGAAGCCTAAAGTTACAAGATAGTGCTCAAGTAGCACGCCGTCCTTTAGACTGCTTGTTATATGGTATTGTAGGCATGCAAACAGGAATTACCTCGCAATTTCAAATGTTAGAAAAGGCAAGGGAATGGGGTTTTAAAGTGCCAACGGTGGCTAAACTTTGTAAATCAATTGAAGAGGTTATGGCTTTCGTAGCCTATTGGGATAGTCATCGGCATGAGTTGCCCTATGAAACGGATGGTGTGGTCATCAAGGTAAATAACCTGCAGCATCAAGAAGAGTTAGGCTATACGTCTAAGTCACCACGTTGGGCCATGGCCTACAAATTTAAAGCAGAACAGGTCTCGACGGTCTTGCATGAAATTACTTATCAGGTAGGCAGAACAGGTGCTATTACCCCAGTAGCAAATTTAGCTCCTGTCTTATTGGCTGGCACAACGGTAAAAAGAGCTTCATTGCACAATGCAGATCAGATTGAAAAGTTTGACATACGCGAACGTGATACAGTTTTTGTAGAAAAAGGAGGAGAAATAATTCCGAAAATAATAGGGGTTGACTTTAGCAAGCGACCTACAGACTCAAAACCCACGATATATATTCAACGGTGTCCTGAATGCAACACCTTATTAGAACGTAGCGAGGGTGATGCTAAGCACTATTGTCCTAACTATTATGGTTGTCCACCTCAAATTACAGGACGTATTCAACATTTTATCTCTCGTAAAGCGATGGATATTGAAGGCATGGGCGGCGAAACAGTAGAATTACTTTTTAAAGAAGGCTTGATTCGTAATTATGCAGATTTATATAGGTTATCAAAAGAAGATGTGATGCCTTTAGATCGTATGGCAGAAAAGTCTGCGGAAAATTTAGTTTCAGGAGTTAAAGCATCCGTTACTATTCCTTTTGAAAGAGTGCTTTTTGCATTGGGAATAAGGTTTGTTGGCGAAACAGTAGCTAAAAAACTAGCCAAGGCCTATAAAAATATTGACGCTTTAATGGTAGCCAATATTGAAGAGTTAGTACAAGTCGATGAAATAGGAGAGCGCATTGCGCACAGTGTGGTTGAATTTTTTAAGAACGACCTCAATCAAAGGATTATTCAAGATTTAAAGAGCTTTGGCGTTCAGTTTGAATTATCCGCAGAAAAATTAGAAAATCAAACCGAAGATTTAAAAGGACAAACTTTTGTTATTTCTGGTGTGTTCGAAAATGTGAGTCGCGATGATTTGAAAAAGTTGATAGAGGATAATGGAGGTAAAGTGGGTTCTTCCGTTTCATCGAAAACCACCTATTTAGTGGCTGGTGACAATATGGGGCCCAGCAAGCGAACAAAAGCTGAAAACCTTGGTGTAGCCATTATATCAGAAGATGATTTTTTAGCTATGATAGGTCCTAGGTAA
- a CDS encoding TIGR00730 family Rossman fold protein — translation MKSIVVFCGSSTGNEPEFANQAYMLGRTLAEQRITTVYGGAKIGIMGQVAQGALDAGGKVVGVIPEFLKKREVYHTSLTELISTQNMHERKLKMHELSDGIIMLPGGFGTLEEFFEMLTWGQLGLHQYPIGILNTNGFYDDLLKMLQSMVNKGFVKKENFEMILVSSTIPDLLQKMEGYAPPKIIKWLQKEQL, via the coding sequence ATGAAAAGTATTGTAGTTTTCTGTGGAAGTAGCACTGGTAATGAGCCTGAATTTGCGAACCAAGCCTATATGCTGGGCAGAACTTTAGCCGAGCAACGAATCACGACTGTTTATGGTGGTGCAAAAATTGGAATCATGGGTCAAGTAGCCCAGGGTGCCTTAGATGCTGGAGGAAAGGTTGTAGGAGTTATTCCTGAATTCTTAAAAAAAAGGGAAGTGTATCATACCTCCCTTACGGAGCTTATTAGTACTCAAAACATGCATGAACGTAAGCTAAAAATGCATGAACTCTCTGACGGAATTATTATGTTGCCAGGTGGTTTTGGAACCCTAGAAGAGTTTTTTGAGATGCTGACTTGGGGTCAATTAGGCTTGCATCAATATCCGATAGGTATTTTAAATACGAATGGCTTTTACGACGATTTATTAAAAATGCTTCAAAGTATGGTGAATAAAGGTTTCGTGAAAAAAGAAAATTTTGAAATGATTTTAGTAAGTAGTACCATTCCTGATTTATTACAAAAAATGGAAGGCTATGCGCCACCTAAAATTATAAAATGGCTACAAAAAGAGCAACTTTAA
- the prmC gene encoding peptide chain release factor N(5)-glutamine methyltransferase: MLLKEIKKIFHAELDALYGEEEVRSFFYISIEHYLGLERFILALQPELIITKEEESLLFKALSQLKLEIPIQYILGRAYFMDLSFMVNKNVLIPRPETEELVQWILDDVSTQASPLKILDIGTGSGCIAISLAKNLPMAQVYAVEVSENALALAKENARYHEVDINFIHADILKTPSFEGKFDIMVSNPPYVRMLEKLDMKKNVLENEPELALFVADHDPLLFYKKIIELARDILIADGALYFEINQYLGKETHSLLENSFFSEIEMRKDIFGNDRFLKGVFLDN; the protein is encoded by the coding sequence ATGCTTTTAAAAGAAATAAAAAAAATATTTCATGCTGAATTAGATGCCCTATATGGCGAAGAAGAGGTACGAAGTTTTTTTTATATATCGATTGAACATTATTTGGGTTTAGAACGGTTCATTTTGGCACTACAACCTGAGCTCATCATTACTAAAGAAGAAGAGTCTTTGTTGTTTAAGGCGTTGAGCCAATTAAAGCTAGAAATTCCAATTCAATATATTCTTGGAAGGGCTTATTTTATGGACTTAAGTTTTATGGTCAATAAAAATGTGCTTATTCCAAGGCCGGAAACAGAAGAATTAGTGCAATGGATTTTGGATGATGTGTCTACGCAAGCATCGCCTTTAAAAATTCTTGACATTGGCACTGGAAGCGGATGTATTGCCATTTCATTGGCTAAAAATCTACCAATGGCCCAAGTCTATGCCGTAGAAGTTTCTGAAAACGCTTTGGCGCTGGCCAAAGAAAATGCAAGGTATCATGAGGTGGACATTAATTTCATACATGCTGATATTTTAAAGACACCAAGCTTTGAGGGTAAATTTGATATTATGGTATCGAACCCGCCTTATGTTAGGATGTTGGAGAAGCTTGACATGAAAAAGAATGTTTTAGAAAACGAGCCTGAACTTGCCTTGTTTGTCGCCGATCACGATCCATTGCTATTTTATAAAAAAATCATAGAATTAGCTCGCGATATCCTTATTGCTGACGGTGCTTTATATTTTGAAATAAATCAATATTTGGGAAAAGAAACGCATTCACTTTTAGAAAATAGTTTTTTTTCCGAAATTGAAATGCGAAAAGATATTTTTGGGAATGATCGATTTTTGAAAGGCGTTTTTTTAGATAATTAG
- a CDS encoding GNAT family N-acetyltransferase, whose protein sequence is MTSISIREIEQKDNEQVAKVIRKVLVDLGVPKVGTAYADKALDCMFENYTAPRSSYFVVVENDVILGCAGIAPLENYEGTDVCELQKMYFLEAARGQGIGARMMNICLEKAAQYKFEKVYLETMPYMKAAQKLYVKSGFEYLEAPMGNTGHYSCPVWMLKVL, encoded by the coding sequence ATGACAAGTATAAGCATTCGAGAAATAGAGCAAAAAGACAATGAACAGGTGGCTAAAGTTATTCGTAAAGTTTTGGTCGATTTAGGTGTTCCAAAAGTGGGTACGGCATACGCCGATAAAGCATTAGATTGTATGTTCGAAAATTACACAGCTCCAAGATCGAGCTATTTTGTAGTGGTTGAAAATGATGTCATCTTAGGTTGTGCAGGTATTGCTCCGCTAGAAAACTATGAAGGAACAGATGTATGCGAGTTGCAAAAAATGTACTTTTTAGAAGCGGCAAGAGGACAAGGAATTGGTGCTAGAATGATGAATATTTGCCTTGAAAAAGCAGCACAATATAAGTTTGAAAAAGTATATTTAGAAACAATGCCTTATATGAAAGCTGCCCAAAAATTATACGTAAAATCAGGCTTTGAATATTTAGAGGCACCTATGGGAAATACAGGGCATTATTCGTGTCCTGTTTGGATGTTAAAAGTGCTTTAA